One Thermococcus kodakarensis KOD1 genomic window carries:
- a CDS encoding type II toxin-antitoxin system VapC family toxin → MTVIVIDASSLARYILLEPGWERIEEFIRGNDLTSLEYALIEVSNALWKHHVLYSRIDREEFERRSQALDLMRSVLFLENPLEYLPQAREIACEGRITVYDALYIAQALKYGKLATSDEKQGKTAEKLGVEVTYL, encoded by the coding sequence ATGACCGTGATAGTAATTGACGCATCGTCTCTCGCCAGGTACATCCTTTTGGAACCTGGATGGGAGAGAATCGAGGAGTTCATAAGAGGAAACGACCTTACATCCCTGGAATACGCGTTGATTGAAGTGTCAAACGCCCTGTGGAAGCACCACGTGTTGTACTCCCGCATAGATCGGGAAGAGTTTGAAAGAAGGAGCCAGGCCTTAGACCTTATGAGAAGCGTTTTATTTCTTGAAAACCCTCTCGAATACCTGCCTCAAGCACGGGAGATAGCGTGTGAGGGAAGAATAACGGTGTACGACGCCCTCTACATAGCCCAGGCCCTAAAATACGGAAAGCTCGCCACGAGCGATGAAAAACAGGGAAAAACGGCGGAAAAGCTCGGCGTTGAGGTTACATACCTCTAA
- a CDS encoding type II toxin-antitoxin system VapB family antitoxin — translation MAVISVRIPDELKAKMKELDINWSEEIRKFIEERVLRAEKQKKLDEIHRLLSGGTPADEGTARKYVRDDRDSN, via the coding sequence ATGGCTGTGATAAGCGTACGCATCCCCGACGAGCTCAAGGCAAAGATGAAGGAGCTTGATATCAACTGGAGCGAGGAAATACGGAAGTTCATAGAAGAGAGAGTCCTTAGGGCAGAGAAACAGAAAAAACTTGACGAGATTCACAGGCTCCTTTCTGGTGGAACCCCTGCGGATGAAGGGACTGCAAGAAAGTACGTGAGGGATGACCGTGATAGTAATTGA